The Paracholeplasma brassicae genome contains a region encoding:
- a CDS encoding RNA-guided endonuclease InsQ/TnpB family protein: MNKAFKFRIYPTDTQKTLIHMTLGHNRFLWNKMLEDKQKHYELTKGMLYNRPAQYKDTYPFLKDIDSLSLANTQLNLEKAFRMFFRRKQDLPKFHSKKQDYGYTTNFVNNNIVLKKGYIKLPKLGDVKIKQHRTIPSDMSIKNVTVSKTSTGKYYVSILYEYQIEIKKQAVNHSIGLDFSMNHFYIDDQGFKMDYPKAIQTDFTTLRILQRSLSRRVKGSSNYDKKALEIALLYERIKHKRDDFLHKLSNAIAKRYDLVSVEGLNLIDMSQTSPYYAKQISRFGWTRFVSFLKYKLETQGKSLMMMDQWYPSSKRCSCCGDIKTDLKLSERVYYCPNCELHLDRDHNAAININREGLRQYKLAFQL, translated from the coding sequence ATGAATAAAGCCTTTAAGTTTAGAATCTATCCAACGGACACTCAAAAGACTTTGATTCATATGACCTTAGGCCATAATCGCTTTCTATGGAATAAGATGTTAGAAGACAAACAAAAACATTATGAGTTAACTAAGGGCATGTTATATAACCGTCCTGCTCAGTATAAAGATACGTATCCCTTCTTAAAGGATATTGACTCGTTATCCTTAGCCAATACCCAACTCAATTTAGAAAAAGCCTTTAGAATGTTCTTTAGACGAAAACAAGACCTGCCTAAGTTTCACTCTAAGAAACAAGACTATGGTTATACGACTAATTTCGTTAATAACAATATCGTACTAAAGAAGGGTTATATCAAACTACCTAAACTAGGTGATGTTAAAATCAAACAACACAGAACCATACCTAGTGATATGTCTATAAAGAACGTTACGGTATCTAAAACAAGTACAGGTAAGTATTATGTTTCTATTCTATATGAATACCAAATAGAGATTAAGAAACAAGCAGTCAATCATTCAATAGGTCTAGATTTCTCAATGAATCATTTCTATATAGATGACCAAGGATTCAAGATGGATTATCCTAAAGCCATTCAAACAGACTTTACGACATTAAGAATCCTACAAAGAAGTTTATCTAGAAGAGTCAAAGGGTCTAGTAACTATGATAAGAAGGCATTAGAAATCGCCTTGTTATATGAAAGAATCAAACATAAAAGAGATGACTTCCTACATAAACTATCTAACGCGATAGCCAAGCGTTATGATTTGGTGAGTGTAGAAGGTTTGAATCTGATAGATATGTCTCAAACAAGTCCATATTACGCCAAACAGATATCTAGATTTGGTTGGACTAGATTTGTATCCTTCTTAAAGTACAAGTTAGAAACACAGGGTAAAAGCCTGATGATGATGGATCAGTGGTATCCATCATCTAAGAGATGTAGTTGTTGTGGGGACATCAAAACAGATTTGAAGTTATCTGAGAGAGTCTATTATTGTCCAAATTGTGAGTTACATCTTGATAGAGATCATAACGCAGCGATCAATATCAACAGAGAAGGATTAAGACAATATAAGTTAGCATTTCAGTTATAA
- a CDS encoding efflux RND transporter permease subunit, which yields MSKYSVKKPITVLMGVLILVVLGAFSLTRLPLTLFPDLELPYVVTITDYQGASPEVVEKEVAKKIEASVATIGNFSEISSMSNEHFGISMITFSEGSNMDSIVVEMRELLNNISFPSGVGSTRILRISPDMLPVVTLTLFKDYEADLTDDEILILNTQWLNETVLQELQSIPGVADVSITGNADVVLEINLDQTKLAAVSLTHDQVLQTIENQNISGLVGVALDNGQLRMLYLGNEIASLDEIKALPITFINNEVIYLEDLSIEGGIKYVNANTDTYSKINLQQGIQVSFTKQSNVAITDVSKAILARMDELVKEDSSAHYEVILDQGEYINLSIGSVLQNLIIGGLLAIVILFMFLKDIKPTLIVGLAIPISVITSFMLMYFAGVSLNLISMGGLALAIGMLVDNAVVVIENIYRMISIGKSKTEAAIEGAKQVAGAITASTITTVAVFLPIVFIEGMIADIFMSMALTIAFSLGASLFIALTVVPSMASRLLNDQKPQKEGKWIKGLKLAYEKAVSFTLKRKVLTLVSVVVLLVLSTFLVARKGLILIPESDEGVVSISVVTSSSTSFSDKATYTDELTELLLSTFGKDIESVSASIGASGGMNLMAMGSSSDISISVSLDENRSKNTKTLEKEIRALVSEFKYDHLSSFNLIESTVSSQNSTGALLGSSGINIKVSGYDLYTLEQITNDLVSILNDSEGITKADNGISVGENNVKVTVIKEEAIKHNLTVKDFNQSISNLFVGLDALGASNEATVTLDGIIYDINLPNESLQAGISLEAFGSYQDFLSGVYVFDSSTQALIDQYVANNGSIYTIMPSGFEVIEGQVVPILPLRLVVDSSLKVDGGMIVKDTDPLSTLVSLSSLGVSLFETTNPIADVSYVTGFSVINTDGSQRYFNVTAQIEEGYNVTLVSSEVNQKINSYLNSNEFKAYGMGYRVEIAGESEEIVSAISDLGLALVVAILLVYMVMAIQFQSLVYPFIILMTIPLAFTGGMIGLFVTGGYLSLVSMMGLIILVGVVVNNGIVLIDYINKLREDGMGVTDAIIEAGKTRLRPIFMTSLTTILGLGAMAIGIGEGSELLQPMAITAIGGLLYSTILTLLVIPVVYALFNRKNIKKEAIQDDSNQR from the coding sequence ATGAGTAAATACAGTGTAAAAAAACCAATCACCGTTTTAATGGGTGTTTTAATTCTAGTGGTGTTAGGGGCGTTTTCTTTAACGAGATTGCCTTTGACACTATTTCCTGATTTAGAACTACCATATGTGGTGACAATTACAGATTATCAAGGGGCAAGTCCTGAGGTCGTTGAAAAAGAAGTCGCCAAAAAAATAGAGGCAAGTGTTGCCACAATTGGTAATTTTAGTGAGATTTCTTCGATGTCAAACGAACATTTTGGGATTTCTATGATTACCTTTAGTGAAGGATCAAACATGGATTCAATTGTGGTTGAAATGAGGGAACTCTTAAACAACATTTCGTTTCCAAGTGGCGTGGGTAGTACGAGAATTCTACGCATCAGTCCAGATATGTTACCGGTTGTTACGTTAACCTTATTTAAAGACTACGAGGCGGATTTAACAGATGATGAGATTTTGATTCTAAACACACAGTGGTTAAATGAAACGGTTCTACAAGAACTACAAAGTATTCCTGGGGTTGCTGATGTCAGTATTACTGGTAATGCCGATGTGGTCTTAGAGATTAACTTAGATCAAACTAAGCTTGCAGCGGTGTCGTTAACACACGATCAGGTCTTACAAACCATTGAAAACCAAAACATTTCTGGTTTGGTTGGGGTTGCGCTTGACAATGGGCAACTTCGCATGCTTTATTTGGGTAATGAAATTGCATCTCTTGATGAGATTAAAGCTTTACCGATTACATTCATCAATAATGAAGTTATCTACTTAGAAGACTTGAGCATTGAGGGTGGGATTAAGTATGTAAATGCGAATACTGATACGTATTCAAAGATTAACTTACAACAAGGCATTCAAGTCTCATTTACCAAACAATCGAATGTGGCAATTACCGATGTGTCAAAAGCCATCTTAGCTAGAATGGATGAGTTAGTAAAAGAAGATTCGAGTGCGCATTATGAAGTGATATTAGACCAAGGTGAGTACATTAACTTATCGATTGGATCTGTTTTACAAAATCTAATCATTGGTGGCTTACTAGCCATTGTGATACTATTTATGTTCTTAAAAGATATTAAACCAACCTTGATTGTTGGTCTAGCGATACCGATTTCTGTAATCACCTCATTTATGTTGATGTATTTTGCTGGGGTGAGTTTGAACTTAATTTCAATGGGTGGTCTTGCACTTGCTATCGGCATGCTTGTGGATAATGCGGTCGTTGTGATTGAAAATATTTACCGTATGATTTCCATTGGTAAGTCAAAAACAGAAGCTGCAATTGAAGGTGCTAAACAAGTAGCAGGTGCGATTACAGCATCAACAATCACGACGGTCGCTGTTTTCTTACCGATTGTCTTTATTGAAGGGATGATTGCAGATATCTTTATGTCGATGGCACTAACCATTGCGTTTAGCTTGGGTGCTTCCTTATTTATTGCGTTAACCGTGGTGCCTTCAATGGCTTCACGCTTATTAAATGATCAAAAACCTCAAAAAGAAGGTAAATGGATCAAAGGGTTAAAACTGGCGTATGAAAAAGCGGTTAGTTTTACCTTAAAAAGAAAAGTACTAACGCTTGTTTCGGTGGTGGTATTACTCGTGTTATCGACCTTCTTAGTTGCAAGAAAAGGATTGATCTTAATTCCTGAGTCTGATGAAGGCGTGGTTTCAATTAGTGTGGTTACCTCCTCAAGCACAAGTTTTAGTGATAAAGCGACTTATACCGATGAATTAACAGAATTACTACTTTCAACGTTTGGAAAAGACATTGAATCTGTGAGTGCATCGATTGGGGCTTCTGGTGGTATGAATCTAATGGCGATGGGCTCAAGTTCGGATATTTCTATTAGTGTGTCCTTAGATGAAAACAGAAGTAAGAATACGAAGACATTAGAAAAAGAAATACGAGCGTTAGTCAGTGAGTTTAAATACGATCACTTAAGTTCATTTAATTTAATTGAATCAACCGTGAGTTCACAAAATAGCACAGGGGCTCTCTTAGGCTCTAGTGGGATTAATATTAAGGTTTCTGGTTATGATTTATATACGCTAGAACAAATCACCAATGATTTAGTTTCTATTTTAAATGATTCAGAAGGCATAACAAAAGCCGATAACGGTATTAGTGTGGGTGAGAATAATGTCAAAGTGACGGTAATCAAAGAAGAAGCAATCAAACACAATTTGACAGTTAAAGATTTTAACCAGAGCATTTCTAATCTGTTTGTTGGTCTTGATGCCCTAGGGGCAAGTAATGAAGCCACTGTGACATTAGATGGCATTATATATGATATCAATCTACCAAACGAGTCACTTCAAGCAGGGATATCTTTAGAAGCGTTTGGCAGTTATCAAGATTTCTTATCAGGTGTTTATGTGTTTGATTCAAGCACACAAGCTTTGATTGATCAATATGTAGCTAATAATGGCAGTATTTATACAATTATGCCTAGTGGTTTTGAAGTAATTGAAGGTCAAGTTGTTCCAATACTACCACTGCGTTTGGTTGTTGATTCAAGTTTAAAAGTTGATGGTGGTATGATTGTAAAAGATACAGATCCGCTAAGTACGCTTGTTTCATTAAGTAGTTTAGGTGTTTCTTTATTTGAGACAACTAATCCAATTGCAGATGTATCATACGTTACAGGATTTAGTGTGATCAATACCGACGGTAGTCAACGATATTTTAATGTGACAGCTCAAATCGAAGAAGGTTATAATGTAACACTTGTTTCTAGCGAGGTAAATCAAAAGATTAATTCGTATTTGAACTCTAATGAGTTTAAGGCTTATGGTATGGGTTATCGTGTAGAAATTGCGGGTGAATCAGAAGAAATTGTGTCTGCAATTAGTGATTTAGGTCTAGCGTTAGTCGTAGCGATATTGCTTGTCTACATGGTGATGGCCATTCAGTTCCAATCCCTAGTTTATCCATTCATCATTCTAATGACGATTCCACTTGCGTTTACCGGTGGGATGATTGGGTTATTTGTCACTGGCGGCTATTTAAGTCTTGTTTCTATGATGGGCTTGATTATCTTAGTTGGTGTGGTAGTCAATAATGGGATTGTTCTTATTGACTATATCAATAAATTAAGAGAAGATGGTATGGGGGTAACTGATGCAATTATTGAAGCCGGGAAAACCAGACTGCGTCCAATTTTCATGACCTCACTTACGACCATTCTTGGTCTTGGTGCGATGGCAATAGGTATTGGTGAAGGCTCAGAGTTACTCCAACCGATGGCAATTACTGCGATTGGTGGCTTACTATACTCAACCATTTTAACCCTACTAGTCATTCCAGTGGTTTACGCGTTATTTAATAGGAAGAATATTAAGAAAGAAGCGATTCAAGATGATTCAAACCAAA